The following are from one region of the Hydrogenophaga sp. BPS33 genome:
- the ureG gene encoding urease accessory protein UreG: MTSPLHHIPRRTKTLPPLRVGIGGPVGSGKTTLLEMLCKAMRAQYDLVAITNDIYTKEDQRLLTVSGALPAERIMGVETGGCPHTAIREDASINLEAIDRMLEQFPNADVVFIESGGDNLAATFSPELSDLTVYVIDVAAGEKIPRKGGPGITKSDLFVINKTDLAPHVGADLEVMKVDTARMRPDTERRPWVMTNLKTLAGVDEVVRFIERKGLLSAAAAT, from the coding sequence ATGACCTCGCCTCTTCACCACATCCCCCGCCGCACCAAAACCCTGCCGCCCCTGCGCGTGGGCATCGGCGGCCCCGTCGGCTCGGGCAAGACCACCTTGCTCGAAATGCTCTGCAAAGCCATGCGCGCGCAGTACGACCTGGTGGCCATCACCAACGACATCTACACCAAGGAAGACCAGCGCCTGCTCACCGTGAGCGGCGCATTGCCCGCCGAACGCATCATGGGTGTAGAGACCGGTGGCTGCCCGCACACCGCGATCCGCGAAGACGCCTCGATCAACCTTGAAGCCATCGACCGCATGCTCGAGCAGTTTCCGAATGCCGACGTGGTGTTCATCGAGAGCGGCGGCGACAACCTGGCCGCCACCTTCAGTCCCGAACTCTCGGACCTCACGGTCTACGTGATCGACGTCGCCGCCGGCGAGAAGATCCCGCGCAAGGGCGGCCCGGGCATCACCAAGAGCGACCTCTTCGTCATCAACAAGACCGACCTGGCACCGCACGTGGGCGCGGACCTGGAGGTGATGAAGGTCGACACCGCGCGCATGCGGCCCGACACCGAGCGCCGGCCCTGGGTGATGACCAACCTGAAAACGCTGGCGGGGGTGGACGAGGTGGTGCGCTTCATCGAGCGCAAGGGTTTGTTGAGCGCTGCCGCTGCGACCTGA
- a CDS encoding urease accessory protein UreF gives MTTAELAAQRSDASLLKILWLASPALPVGGFSYSEGLEAAVDAGLVHDESSATTWLIDQMHLGLSRADLAVAAQAIPAWRAHDMTRIAALNAWVLHTRETAELRLQTEQMGRSLLEWARQLGELGAGVFEQLQAARLDPPTYPVACACAAACTDGSVRDSLLGYAFGWAENMVQAAIKSVPLGQSAGQRMLARLAQQIPEAVDHALSLDDASRQAFTPLLAILSARHETQYSRLFRS, from the coding sequence ATGACCACGGCTGAGCTTGCGGCGCAGCGCTCGGACGCGAGTCTGCTGAAGATTCTCTGGCTGGCCTCGCCCGCGCTGCCGGTGGGCGGCTTCTCGTACTCCGAAGGCCTGGAGGCCGCGGTGGACGCAGGCCTCGTGCACGACGAATCCAGCGCCACCACCTGGCTCATCGACCAGATGCACCTGGGCCTGTCGCGCGCCGACCTCGCGGTGGCGGCGCAGGCCATTCCCGCATGGCGCGCGCACGACATGACGCGCATTGCCGCACTGAATGCCTGGGTACTGCACACCCGCGAAACCGCCGAACTGCGCCTGCAGACCGAACAGATGGGCCGCTCCCTGCTCGAATGGGCGCGCCAGCTCGGCGAGCTGGGCGCGGGCGTGTTCGAGCAGTTGCAGGCCGCGCGCCTGGACCCACCGACCTACCCCGTGGCCTGCGCCTGCGCGGCCGCCTGCACCGATGGCAGCGTGCGCGACAGCCTGCTGGGCTATGCCTTCGGCTGGGCCGAGAACATGGTGCAGGCCGCCATCAAGTCGGTGCCGCTGGGGCAGAGCGCCGGGCAGCGCATGCTGGCGCGCCTGGCCCAACAGATTCCCGAGGCGGTGGACCACGCCCTGTCACTGGACGACGCGTCCCGACAGGCTTTCACGCCGTTGCTCGCCATCTTGTCTGCCCGCCACGAAACCCAGTACTCACGGCTCTTCCGCTCATGA
- the ureE gene encoding urease accessory protein UreE: MLQVSKLIPQGQGLAVPLVQRAAQLVLDWDLRQKSRFDAVASDERHVGVFLPRGTVVRGGDVLLTQDGSLLRVVAAPQAVMRITACPDHPVQDQAFDLMRAAYHLGNRHVPIELRPDHLKIEPDHVLADMLRAMHLTVDEVREPFEPEGGAYGGHGHGPHHHGHDHG; encoded by the coding sequence ATGCTGCAAGTCTCCAAACTGATTCCCCAAGGGCAGGGCCTGGCCGTGCCGCTGGTGCAGCGCGCCGCGCAGCTCGTGCTGGACTGGGACCTGCGCCAGAAAAGCCGCTTCGACGCCGTGGCCTCCGACGAGCGCCACGTCGGCGTGTTCCTGCCGCGCGGCACCGTCGTGCGCGGCGGCGACGTGCTGCTCACGCAGGATGGTTCGCTGCTGCGCGTGGTGGCCGCGCCGCAAGCGGTGATGCGCATCACCGCCTGCCCCGACCACCCCGTACAGGACCAGGCCTTCGACCTCATGCGCGCGGCCTACCACCTGGGCAACCGGCACGTGCCGATCGAACTCCGGCCCGACCACCTCAAGATCGAACCGGACCACGTGCTGGCCGACATGTTGCGCGCCATGCACCTCACGGTGGACGAGGTGCGCGAGCCGTTCGAACCGGAAGGGGGTGCCTACGGTGGACACGGACACGGCCCTCACCACCACGGACATGACCACGGCTGA
- the ureC gene encoding urease subunit alpha: MATISRSAYAGMFGPTVGDRLRLADTGLFIEIEKDFTLAAGGYGEEVKFGGGKTIRDGMAQSQRTRAEGTVDTVMTNAVIVDHWGIVKADIGLKGGRIVAIGKAGNPDTQPGVDIVIGPGTEVISCEGHIVTAGGIDSHIHFICPQQVDEALTSGITTMLGGGTGPATGTFATTCTPGPWHIERMLQAADGLPMNLGFLGKGNASLPAAVHEQIHAGVIGLKLHEDWGTTPSAIDNCLSVAEEADVQVAIHSDTLNESGFVEDTIAATKGRTLCAFHTEGAGGGHAPDILRVVGEANFLPSSTNPTMPYTVNTLDEHVDMLMVCHHLDAGIAEDLAFAESRIRRETIAAEDILHDMGAISMMSSDSQAMGRVGEVIIRTWQTADKMKAQRGTLPEDNTRHDNFRVKRYIAKYTVNPAIAHGIAHIVGSIEVGKWADLVVWKPAFFGVKPTTVLKGGSIALAAMGDPNASIPTPQPVHYRPMFGSFGGATAQSSLTFVSQAALSAGVGERYGLRKTLSAVQGCRGVTKAHMVHNSLLPRMEIDAQTYAVRADGVLLTCEPASQLPMAQRYFLF, translated from the coding sequence ATGGCCACCATCTCCCGCAGCGCCTACGCCGGCATGTTCGGCCCGACCGTGGGCGACCGCCTGCGCCTGGCCGACACCGGCCTGTTCATCGAGATCGAAAAAGACTTCACCCTCGCCGCCGGTGGCTATGGAGAGGAAGTGAAGTTCGGCGGCGGCAAGACCATTCGCGATGGCATGGCGCAGTCGCAGCGCACGCGCGCCGAAGGCACCGTCGACACCGTCATGACCAACGCGGTGATCGTCGACCACTGGGGCATCGTCAAGGCCGACATCGGTTTGAAGGGCGGGCGCATCGTCGCCATCGGCAAGGCCGGCAACCCCGACACGCAGCCCGGCGTGGACATCGTCATCGGCCCGGGCACCGAAGTGATCAGTTGCGAGGGCCACATCGTCACGGCCGGTGGCATCGACAGCCACATCCATTTCATCTGCCCGCAACAGGTGGACGAAGCGCTCACCTCGGGCATCACCACCATGCTCGGTGGCGGCACCGGCCCGGCCACCGGCACCTTCGCCACCACCTGCACGCCCGGCCCCTGGCACATCGAGCGCATGCTGCAGGCGGCCGACGGCCTGCCGATGAACCTCGGTTTCCTGGGCAAAGGCAACGCCAGCCTGCCCGCAGCTGTGCACGAACAGATCCACGCCGGTGTGATCGGCTTGAAGCTGCACGAAGACTGGGGCACGACGCCTTCGGCGATCGACAACTGTCTGAGCGTGGCCGAAGAGGCCGACGTGCAGGTCGCGATTCACAGCGACACGCTCAACGAATCGGGCTTCGTGGAAGACACCATCGCCGCCACCAAAGGCCGCACGCTCTGCGCCTTCCACACCGAAGGCGCGGGCGGTGGCCATGCGCCCGACATCCTGCGTGTGGTGGGCGAAGCCAACTTCCTGCCCTCCTCCACCAACCCCACCATGCCCTACACGGTGAACACGCTCGACGAGCATGTGGACATGCTCATGGTGTGCCACCACCTGGACGCGGGCATCGCCGAAGACCTGGCCTTCGCCGAGAGCCGCATCCGCCGCGAGACGATTGCGGCCGAAGACATCCTGCACGACATGGGCGCCATCAGCATGATGAGCAGCGACAGCCAGGCCATGGGCCGCGTGGGCGAAGTCATCATCCGCACGTGGCAGACGGCGGACAAGATGAAGGCGCAACGCGGCACCCTGCCCGAAGACAACACGCGCCACGACAACTTCCGCGTCAAGCGCTACATCGCCAAGTACACAGTCAACCCCGCCATCGCACACGGCATCGCGCACATCGTCGGCTCCATCGAAGTCGGCAAGTGGGCCGACCTGGTGGTGTGGAAGCCCGCCTTCTTCGGCGTCAAGCCCACCACCGTGCTCAAGGGCGGCAGCATCGCGCTGGCCGCCATGGGCGACCCGAACGCATCCATTCCTACACCGCAACCGGTGCACTACCGGCCCATGTTCGGCAGCTTCGGTGGCGCCACCGCGCAGAGCTCGCTCACCTTCGTGTCGCAGGCGGCGCTGAGCGCGGGCGTGGGCGAGCGCTATGGCTTGCGCAAGACGCTCTCGGCCGTGCAAGGCTGCCGTGGCGTCACCAAGGCGCACATGGTGCACAACAGCCTGCTGCCGCGCATGGAGATCGACGCGCAGACCTACGCGGTGCGCGCCGACGGCGTGCTGCTCACCTGCGAACCCGCGAGCCAGCTGCCGATGGCACAGCGCTACTTCCTGTTCTGA
- a CDS encoding urease subunit beta: MIPGELLTDAGEHPLNPGRRTLTLVVKNGAERPIQVGSHYHFAETNGALDFDRAAARGMRLNIASGTAVRFEPGQQRTVELVDFAGARIVHGFRGLVQGKL, from the coding sequence ATGATCCCCGGCGAACTCCTCACCGACGCGGGAGAACACCCGCTCAACCCCGGCCGGCGCACGCTCACCCTGGTGGTGAAGAACGGCGCCGAGCGCCCCATTCAAGTGGGCTCGCACTACCACTTCGCTGAAACCAATGGCGCGCTGGACTTCGACCGTGCCGCCGCGCGGGGCATGCGCCTGAACATCGCCAGCGGCACCGCCGTGCGCTTCGAGCCGGGCCAGCAACGCACGGTCGAGCTGGTGGACTTCGCGGGTGCTCGCATCGTCCACGGCTTTCGCGGCCTCGTTCAAGGAAAGCTCTGA
- a CDS encoding HupE/UreJ family protein gives MKLKHLLPLALAAVSISAFAHVGDAHDHGGFLTGFLHPITGLDHLAAMLAVGVWSAMTTTRIWAAPLAFAGTLLAGALLAQTGIAFPAIEPMIAASMLVVGLLLAARIQLPAAAGAVLVGAFALFHGAAHGQELNGTGALIGMLVGTALLHVCGVGLGLALKRQSVWLPRAVGAVVALFGVNMVLSLIAG, from the coding sequence ATGAAGCTCAAACACCTGCTCCCGCTGGCCCTCGCTGCCGTGTCGATTTCCGCCTTCGCGCACGTGGGCGACGCCCATGACCACGGCGGTTTCCTCACCGGCTTCCTGCACCCCATCACCGGGCTGGACCACCTGGCCGCCATGCTGGCCGTGGGCGTGTGGAGCGCGATGACGACCACACGCATCTGGGCCGCGCCACTGGCCTTCGCCGGCACGCTGCTGGCCGGTGCGCTGCTGGCACAGACAGGTATCGCATTTCCGGCGATCGAGCCGATGATCGCGGCCTCGATGCTGGTGGTGGGGCTCTTGCTGGCGGCTCGCATTCAACTGCCTGCGGCCGCCGGTGCGGTACTGGTCGGCGCCTTCGCGCTGTTCCATGGCGCGGCCCACGGCCAGGAACTCAACGGCACCGGCGCGCTGATCGGCATGTTGGTCGGCACCGCACTGCTGCACGTGTGCGGCGTCGGCCTGGGTCTCGCGTTGAAACGCCAGAGCGTGTGGCTGCCACGGGCTGTCGGTGCTGTGGTCGCGCTCTTCGGCGTGAACATGGTGTTGTCGCTCATCGCGGGCTGA
- a CDS encoding urease subunit gamma — translation MELTPREKDKLLIFTAALLAERRKARGLKLNYPEAVALISAAVMEGARDGKTVAQLMSEGRSVLARDDVMEGIAEMIPDIQVEATFPDGTKLVTVHQPIF, via the coding sequence ATGGAACTCACACCGCGAGAGAAAGACAAGCTGCTGATCTTCACCGCCGCCCTGCTGGCCGAGCGGCGCAAGGCGCGCGGCCTCAAGCTCAACTACCCGGAAGCCGTGGCCCTGATCAGCGCGGCCGTGATGGAGGGCGCGCGCGACGGCAAGACCGTGGCCCAGCTCATGAGCGAGGGCCGCAGCGTATTGGCGCGCGACGACGTGATGGAAGGCATCGCCGAGATGATCCCGGACATCCAGGTCGAAGCCACCTTCCCCGACGGCACGAAGCTCGTCACCGTGCACCAACCCATTTTCTGA
- a CDS encoding hybrid sensor histidine kinase/response regulator gives MVVHVSKTRAPPARAGRAWHESCTCVGVNAPLPDPLPAPAEAPQRIIKVRRDYNSWVGSETMEDYALRYTPQRFRKWSEWRVANTAFGAASFLILEAVGATLLVQYGFVNAALAILCTGLIIFLAGLPISVYAARHGVDMDLLTRGAGFGYIGSTITSLIYASFTFIFFALEAAVMAYALELALDIPPAWGYLICAVVVIPLVTHGVSVISRFQVWTQPLWIVMMVVPFGAVAWMAPETFTNVVRYGGESGAGAVFDWHLFGAALTVGIALITQMGEQADYLRFMPAKEPGKAWRWWAGVLAGGPGWVVLGVVKMLGGALLAYLAISHMVSTERAVDPNQMYLAAYEFVFPDYGWAVAATALFVVVSQLKINVTNAYAGSLAWSNFFSRITHSHPGRVVWVVFNTFIAFMLMEMNVFQALGEVLGLYSNIAIAWIMAVVADLVINKPLGWSPKGIEFKRAYLYDINPVGVGAMGLASALSIVAHMGFLGTGAQAFSAVIAMVTALVAAPAIAWITKGRYYIARTGGVGTETPRSWLRQAAGVAPLQGGDAAGGAGGVHTCVICERAYEAPDMAHCPAYQGHICSLCCTLDARCGDLCKPHARLSEQWMATLRRVMPRRMWPYLAAGLAHYLLLMMIVAPVLAAVLGLLYRQEVEGLQEGLGVAANTSLLDAALRSGFVRVYAVLLLIAATVAWWLVLAHKSREVAQEESNRQTRLLMQEIASHQRTDEALQQARRAAEQANQAKTRYISTISHELRTPLNSILGYAQLLQEDTGVAPHRAQAVRVINRGGEHLLSLIEGTLDIARIESGKLALDVRPMAFADAMREMAGMFELQAAAKGLRFVFDTGSPLPDTVRADEKRLRQILINLLGNAVKFTHCGEVRLRVAHAREMAQFEVHDTGPGMGPQELERVFEPFARGQGEASATAPSTGTGLGLTIAKMLTDLMGGEMTVRSTPGQGCVFTVRLFLPELRGTVLPRPASLPLHAGYDGARRRVLVVDNEEADRELLARWLTPLGFDVLLANSGLEALALLEALQPGDARAPHAIFMDLAMPGIDGWETLRRLRAQGWASVPLAIVSANAFDKGLDNDLGHQPQDFFVKPVRRDDLLGWLGQRLQLSWIAQEPPQRTHPPALAEQAASARHDDIEPLLELVRLGYYKGIVQWLDDWVQHRPEQAAFAQRLRDLAREFRFDAIEQQLLQTRHAASP, from the coding sequence ATGGTGGTGCACGTCAGCAAGACCCGTGCCCCACCTGCGCGGGCCGGGCGCGCATGGCATGAAAGCTGCACCTGCGTCGGGGTGAACGCCCCTTTGCCCGACCCGTTACCGGCGCCCGCCGAAGCCCCGCAGCGCATCATCAAGGTGCGCCGCGACTACAACAGCTGGGTTGGCAGCGAGACCATGGAGGACTACGCGCTGCGCTACACGCCGCAGCGCTTTCGCAAGTGGAGCGAATGGCGCGTTGCCAACACGGCCTTCGGGGCGGCCTCCTTCCTCATTCTCGAAGCCGTGGGCGCCACGCTGCTGGTGCAATACGGCTTCGTCAACGCCGCGCTGGCCATTCTGTGCACCGGCCTCATCATCTTTCTCGCGGGTCTGCCCATCAGCGTCTATGCCGCGCGCCATGGTGTGGACATGGACCTGCTCACGCGCGGCGCGGGCTTCGGCTACATCGGCTCCACCATCACTTCGCTGATCTACGCCTCGTTCACCTTCATCTTCTTCGCGCTGGAGGCGGCGGTCATGGCCTACGCGCTGGAGCTCGCGCTGGACATCCCGCCGGCCTGGGGCTACCTCATCTGCGCGGTGGTCGTCATCCCGCTGGTGACGCACGGCGTGTCGGTGATCAGCCGCTTCCAGGTCTGGACCCAACCCCTGTGGATCGTGATGATGGTGGTGCCTTTCGGTGCGGTGGCCTGGATGGCGCCCGAGACGTTCACCAATGTGGTGCGATATGGGGGCGAATCGGGTGCGGGGGCGGTGTTCGACTGGCACTTGTTTGGTGCGGCTCTCACGGTGGGCATTGCGCTCATCACACAGATGGGCGAGCAGGCCGACTACCTGCGCTTCATGCCGGCGAAAGAGCCGGGCAAGGCCTGGCGCTGGTGGGCGGGCGTGCTCGCGGGCGGGCCGGGCTGGGTGGTGCTGGGCGTGGTGAAGATGCTCGGTGGCGCCTTGCTGGCCTACCTCGCCATCAGCCACATGGTGTCGACCGAGCGTGCTGTGGATCCGAACCAGATGTACCTGGCGGCCTACGAATTCGTGTTCCCGGACTACGGTTGGGCGGTGGCGGCCACGGCCCTGTTCGTGGTGGTCTCTCAGCTCAAGATCAATGTGACCAACGCGTACGCCGGCTCGCTGGCCTGGAGCAATTTCTTCTCGCGCATCACGCACAGCCACCCGGGCCGCGTGGTGTGGGTGGTGTTCAACACCTTCATCGCCTTCATGCTGATGGAGATGAACGTGTTCCAGGCGTTGGGCGAGGTGCTGGGGCTGTACTCCAACATCGCCATTGCCTGGATCATGGCCGTGGTGGCAGACCTCGTGATCAACAAGCCGCTGGGCTGGTCGCCCAAGGGCATCGAGTTCAAGCGGGCGTATCTGTACGACATCAACCCGGTGGGCGTGGGGGCGATGGGCCTGGCGTCGGCGCTGTCCATCGTGGCGCACATGGGCTTTCTGGGCACTGGCGCGCAGGCGTTCTCGGCGGTGATCGCGATGGTGACGGCGTTGGTGGCGGCGCCTGCGATCGCCTGGATCACGAAGGGGCGCTATTACATCGCCAGGACGGGTGGCGTGGGTACAGAAACACCGCGGAGCTGGCTTCGCCAGGCCGCTGGTGTTGCCCCCCTTCAGGGGGGTGACGCCGCAGGCGGCGCGGGGGGTGTTCACACTTGTGTCATCTGTGAGCGGGCCTATGAAGCGCCCGACATGGCGCATTGCCCCGCCTACCAGGGTCACATCTGCTCCTTGTGCTGCACGCTGGACGCGCGCTGCGGCGACTTGTGCAAACCGCACGCGCGCCTCTCCGAACAGTGGATGGCCACCTTGCGCCGCGTGATGCCGCGCCGCATGTGGCCCTACCTGGCAGCGGGCCTGGCGCACTACCTCTTGCTCATGATGATCGTGGCCCCAGTGCTGGCGGCGGTGCTCGGCCTGCTCTACCGGCAGGAGGTGGAGGGCTTGCAGGAAGGCCTGGGTGTGGCGGCCAACACCTCGCTGCTCGACGCGGCACTGCGTTCAGGCTTCGTGCGTGTGTATGCCGTGCTATTGTTGATTGCCGCCACCGTGGCCTGGTGGCTGGTGCTGGCGCACAAGAGCCGCGAGGTGGCGCAGGAAGAGTCGAACCGGCAGACGCGCCTGCTGATGCAGGAAATCGCCTCGCACCAGCGCACCGACGAAGCCCTGCAGCAAGCGCGCCGCGCAGCCGAACAGGCCAACCAGGCCAAGACGCGCTACATCTCCACCATCAGCCACGAACTGCGCACGCCGCTCAACAGCATCCTCGGCTATGCCCAGCTGTTGCAGGAAGACACGGGCGTGGCGCCGCACCGCGCGCAGGCGGTGCGGGTGATCAACCGAGGTGGTGAGCACCTGCTGTCGCTGATCGAAGGCACGCTGGACATCGCGCGCATCGAGTCGGGCAAGCTCGCGCTGGACGTGCGCCCCATGGCCTTTGCCGATGCGATGCGGGAGATGGCCGGCATGTTCGAACTGCAGGCCGCAGCCAAGGGGCTGCGCTTCGTCTTCGACACCGGCAGCCCGCTGCCCGACACCGTGCGCGCCGATGAGAAGCGGCTGCGCCAGATCCTCATCAACCTGCTGGGCAACGCGGTGAAGTTCACCCACTGCGGCGAGGTGCGCCTGCGCGTGGCGCACGCGCGCGAGATGGCGCAGTTCGAGGTGCACGACACCGGCCCCGGCATGGGGCCCCAGGAGCTGGAGCGCGTGTTCGAGCCGTTCGCGCGCGGGCAGGGCGAGGCCAGCGCCACCGCGCCCTCCACGGGCACCGGCCTGGGCCTGACCATCGCCAAGATGCTCACCGACCTCATGGGCGGCGAGATGACGGTGCGCAGCACGCCGGGCCAGGGCTGCGTGTTCACCGTGCGCCTGTTCCTGCCCGAGCTGCGCGGCACGGTGCTGCCCCGGCCCGCCTCGTTGCCGCTGCACGCCGGCTACGACGGCGCGCGCCGGCGGGTACTGGTGGTCGACAACGAAGAGGCCGACCGCGAGTTGCTTGCGCGCTGGCTCACGCCGCTGGGTTTCGACGTGCTGCTGGCCAACAGCGGGCTGGAGGCGCTGGCCCTGCTGGAAGCCTTGCAGCCGGGCGACGCCCGTGCACCGCACGCCATCTTCATGGACCTGGCCATGCCCGGCATCGATGGCTGGGAGACCCTGCGCCGCCTGCGCGCCCAGGGGTGGGCGTCGGTGCCTCTGGCCATCGTCTCGGCCAACGCCTTCGACAAGGGCCTGGACAACGATCTGGGTCACCAGCCGCAGGACTTCTTCGTCAAGCCGGTGCGGCGCGACGACCTGCTCGGCTGGCTGGGCCAGCGCCTGCAGCTGTCCTGGATCGCGCAGGAGCCGCCGCAGCGGACCCACCCTCCCGCCCTGGCTGAACAGGCCGCCAGTGCGCGCCACGACGACATCGAACCGCTGCTGGAATTGGTGCGCCTGGGCTATTACAAGGGCATCGTCCAGTGGCTCGACGACTGGGTGCAGCACCGCCCCGAGCAGGCCGCCTTTGCGCAGCGCCTGCGCGACCTTGCGCGCGAATTCCGCTTTGACGCCATCGAACAGCAACTGCTGCAGACCCGCCATGCCGCATCCCCTTGA
- a CDS encoding response regulator transcription factor has translation MPHPLDTPPPKAPAVALPGALPLSDALVVLIVDDVPDNVAPLHDALDEAGYTVLVALDGESAVRRATQAVPDVVLLDAVMPGIDGFEVARRLKAQPATAHIPILFMTGLTDTEHLVAALDAGGADYVTKPIKPREVMARMGVHLRTARHVRQGAVERSQARNALDAFGYATITVRERDGRLMWQTPLARDLLRHHCGTEAPTTPAAVLQWLRRHLGEAREQREPPRLTLETGARRLTFRLHQCVGDEPNGEGGDWLIVMQETSDADVLASLAAAFGLTAREAEVLYWVVKGKINRDIGDILGSSPATVKKHLERIHAKLGVETRTAAAAMALARVPQLGPQHGGS, from the coding sequence ATGCCGCATCCCCTTGACACACCGCCGCCCAAAGCCCCTGCCGTGGCGCTGCCCGGCGCCTTGCCCTTGTCGGATGCCCTGGTGGTGCTCATCGTCGACGACGTGCCCGACAACGTCGCGCCGCTGCACGACGCGCTGGACGAAGCCGGCTACACCGTGCTGGTCGCGCTCGATGGGGAGAGCGCCGTGCGCCGCGCCACCCAGGCCGTGCCCGACGTGGTGCTGCTTGACGCGGTCATGCCCGGCATCGATGGCTTCGAGGTCGCGCGCCGCCTGAAGGCCCAGCCCGCCACCGCGCACATTCCCATTCTTTTCATGACCGGCTTGACCGACACCGAACACCTGGTGGCCGCGCTCGATGCCGGCGGCGCGGACTACGTGACCAAGCCGATCAAGCCGCGCGAAGTCATGGCCCGCATGGGCGTGCACCTGCGCACCGCACGGCATGTGCGCCAGGGCGCGGTGGAGCGCAGCCAGGCGCGCAACGCGCTCGACGCGTTCGGCTACGCCACCATCACCGTGCGCGAGCGCGACGGCCGCCTGATGTGGCAGACCCCGCTGGCGCGCGACCTGCTGCGCCACCACTGCGGCACCGAAGCGCCCACGACGCCTGCGGCCGTGCTGCAGTGGCTGCGCCGCCACCTGGGCGAGGCGCGCGAGCAACGTGAGCCCCCGCGCCTCACGCTGGAGACCGGCGCGCGCCGCCTCACCTTCCGTCTGCACCAATGCGTGGGCGACGAACCCAACGGCGAAGGCGGCGACTGGCTCATCGTGATGCAGGAGACCTCGGACGCCGACGTGCTCGCCAGCCTGGCCGCTGCGTTCGGCCTGACCGCGCGCGAAGCCGAGGTGCTGTACTGGGTGGTCAAGGGCAAGATCAACCGCGACATCGGCGACATCCTCGGCTCCAGCCCGGCGACGGTGAAGAAGCACCTGGAACGCATCCACGCCAAGCTCGGGGTGGAGACGCGCACCGCGGCGGCCGCGATGGCGCTGGCGCGGGTGCCGCAGTTGGGGCCGCAACACGGGGGCTCCTGA